In Chlorocebus sabaeus isolate Y175 chromosome 5, mChlSab1.0.hap1, whole genome shotgun sequence, one genomic interval encodes:
- the LOC140711669 gene encoding SAGA-associated factor 29-like, producing the protein MRRGVLMTLLQQSAMTLPLWIGKPSDKPPPLCGAIPASGDYVARPGDKVAALVKAVDGDEQWILAEVVSYSHATNK; encoded by the exons ATGCGCAGGGGGGTGCTGATGACCCTGCTGCAGCAGTCGGCCATGACCCTGCCCCTGTGGATCGGGAAGCCCAGTGACAA GCCCCCACCCCTCTGTGGGGCCATCCCCGCCTCAGGGGACTACGTGGCCAGACCTGGAGACAAGGTGGCTGCCCTGGTAAAGGCCGTGGATGGAGACGAGCAGTGGATCCTGGCCGAGGTGGTCAGTTACAGCCATGCCACCAACAAGTGA
- the LOC103230462 gene encoding sulfotransferase 1A3 isoform X2 produces MELIQDASRLPLEYVKGVPLIKCFAEALGPLQSFQAQPDDLLISTYPKSGTTWVSQILDMIYQGGDLEKCNRAPIYIRVPFLEANDPGDPSGMEILKDTPAPRLIKSHLPLALLPQTLLDQKVKVVYVARNPKDVAVSYYHFHRMEKTHPEPGTWDSFLEKFMAGEVSYGSWYQHVQEWWELSHTHPVLYLFYEDMKEGDEEEPYGQLHHRPPGVHGPQHLPLHEERHDWGLENHLHRGAE; encoded by the exons ATGGAGCTGATCCAGGATGCTTCCCGCCTGCCACTGGAGTACGTGAAGGGGGTCCCGCTCATCAAGTGCTTTGCAGAGGCACTGGGACCCCTGCAGAGCTTCCAAGCCCAGCCCGATGATCTGCTCATCAGCACCTACCCCAAGTCCG gcACCACCTGGGTGAGCCAAATACTGGACATGATTTACCAGGGCGGCGACCTGGAGAAGTGTAACCGGGCTCCCATCTACATACGGGTGCCCTTCCTTGAGGCCAATGATCCAGGGGATCCCTCAG GGATGGAGATTCTGAAAGACACACCGGCCCCACGGCTCATCAAGTCACACCTGCCCCTGGCCCTGCTCCCCCAGACTCTGTTGGATCAGAAGGTCAAG GTGGTCTATGTTGCCCGAAACCCAAAGGATGTGGCAGTCTCCTACTACCACTTCCACCGTATGGAAAAGACGCACCCTGAGCCTGGGACCTGGGACAGCTTCCTGGAGAAGTTCATGGCCGGAGAAG TGTCCTACGGGTCCTGGTACCAGCACGTGCAGGAGTGGTGGGAGCTGAGCCACACCCACCCTGTTCTCTACCTCTTCTATGAAGACATGAAGGAG GGAGATGAAGAAGAACCCTATGGCCAACTACACCACCGTCCCCCAGGAGTACATGGACCACAGCATCTCCCCCTTCATGAGGAAAG gCATGACTGGGGACTGGAAAACCACCTTCACCGTGGCGCAGAATGA
- the LOC103230462 gene encoding sulfotransferase 1A3 isoform X1, with amino-acid sequence MELIQDASRLPLEYVKGVPLIKCFAEALGPLQSFQAQPDDLLISTYPKSGTTWVSQILDMIYQGGDLEKCNRAPIYIRVPFLEANDPGDPSGMEILKDTPAPRLIKSHLPLALLPQTLLDQKVKVVYVARNPKDVAVSYYHFHRMEKTHPEPGTWDSFLEKFMAGEVSYGSWYQHVQEWWELSHTHPVLYLFYEDMKENPKREIQKILEFVGRSLPEETVDLMVQHTSFREMKKNPMANYTTVPQEYMDHSISPFMRKGMTGDWKTTFTVAQNERFDADYAEKMAGCSLSFRSEL; translated from the exons ATGGAGCTGATCCAGGATGCTTCCCGCCTGCCACTGGAGTACGTGAAGGGGGTCCCGCTCATCAAGTGCTTTGCAGAGGCACTGGGACCCCTGCAGAGCTTCCAAGCCCAGCCCGATGATCTGCTCATCAGCACCTACCCCAAGTCCG gcACCACCTGGGTGAGCCAAATACTGGACATGATTTACCAGGGCGGCGACCTGGAGAAGTGTAACCGGGCTCCCATCTACATACGGGTGCCCTTCCTTGAGGCCAATGATCCAGGGGATCCCTCAG GGATGGAGATTCTGAAAGACACACCGGCCCCACGGCTCATCAAGTCACACCTGCCCCTGGCCCTGCTCCCCCAGACTCTGTTGGATCAGAAGGTCAAG GTGGTCTATGTTGCCCGAAACCCAAAGGATGTGGCAGTCTCCTACTACCACTTCCACCGTATGGAAAAGACGCACCCTGAGCCTGGGACCTGGGACAGCTTCCTGGAGAAGTTCATGGCCGGAGAAG TGTCCTACGGGTCCTGGTACCAGCACGTGCAGGAGTGGTGGGAGCTGAGCCACACCCACCCTGTTCTCTACCTCTTCTATGAAGACATGAAGGAG AACCCCAAAAGGGAGATTCAAAAGATCCTGGAGTTTGTGGGGCGCTCCCTGCCAGAGGAGACCGTGGACCTCATGGTTCAACACACGTCATTCAGGGAGATGAAGAAGAACCCTATGGCCAACTACACCACCGTCCCCCAGGAGTACATGGACCACAGCATCTCCCCCTTCATGAGGAAAG gCATGACTGGGGACTGGAAAACCACCTTCACCGTGGCGCAGAATGAGCGCTTCGATGCGGACTATGCGGAGAAGATGGCaggctgcagcctcagcttccgcTCTGAGCTGTGA